The region ATCACCGCGCCGGTGGTGGTGGTGGAGAGCTTCGACGAGCTGGAGGCCCTGGGCCGCGAGGCGGTGGAGGGCAAGATCGTGGCCTACGCGGTGCCCTGGGTGGGCTATCGCGGCACCGTCGCCTACCGCAGCCGAGGGGCTTCCCGGGCGGCGGCGCTGGGAGCGGTGGCGGTCCTGGTGCGCTCCGCCACCGGCAGCAGCCTCGACACGCCCCACACCGGCGCCCTGCGCTACGACGACGAGCAGCCCCAGATCCCCGCAGCTTCCATGACCCCGGAGGATAGCGAGTGGTTCAAGCGCATGGAGGCGTTGGGCCAGGAAGTGACGGTGCGGCTGAAGATGGAAGCCAAGACGCTGGAGGACGCTCTCTCCGCCAACCTGGTAGTGGAGATCCCCGGCCGCGAGAAGCCGGAAGAGGTGGTGGTCATGGGCGGCCACTACGACTCCTGGGACGTGGGCCAGGGCGCTCACGACGACGGTGCTGCCTGCGTCGCCGCCTGGCGGGCGCTGGCGCTGATCCATCAGCTCGGCCTGCAGCCCCGGCGCACTCTGCGGGTGGTGCTGTGGACTAATGAGGAGAATGGCCTGGCCGGCGGCCGGGCCTATCACGAGAACCTGGGGGAAGCGGTGAGGCAGCACGTCGCCGCCATCGAGATGGACGGCGGAGCGGAGATGCCGGTGGGCTTCGCCCTGGGCTGGGCCGGCGTCGGCCGCGACAGCGAGGATCCGGAGGCCGACAGCCCCGACTTCGCCGCCGCCATGGATACCCTGCGGGACATCGCCCAGCTGCTGGCGGCCATCGAGGCGGATGAGATCACGTCCGGCGGCGGCGGTGCGGACATCGGACCGCTGATGCGTGACGGCGTGCCGGGCCTCGCCCTACGCACCGTCGGCGAGCATTACTTCGACTGGCACCACACCAACGCCGACACCCTGGACAAGGTGGACCCCACGGCCTTCCGCCGCGCCATCGCCATGCTCGGCATCATGGGCTACGTGCTGGCGGACATGCCCGGCCGGCTGCTGCCACCGGAGTTCGAGAGCCCGCATCCGTGAGTTGCATTCTGACCCTCGGAGGGCACCCCTTGCGATTCATCCCATCCGCGCTTCGCCGGTCTTCGGTGGTGGCCTCGGCCACGCTCCTGACGCTCTTCTCGATGACGCTGGGCATCGCCGTGGCGGCGCAGGAGCCCTCCGCTCCCGCGGAACCGGCAACGGCGTCCCCTGTTTCGGCTTCCGGGGCCCCCGTCTCGGCCGAGTCGTCCCCCAAGATCCCGCGGGTCGTGGATGCGGCGCCGGCGGAGCAGGCAGGGCCGGCGCCGGATCATCTGGAGCTGCACGAGACCTTGGCGGTGAAGGTCGAGGGATTGAAGGCGCTCATCGGAGCGGACGCCGAGAGCTGTTACGACCTCCGCCTCTACCTCGACGGCCAGCCCATTCAGAGTCTCCAGCCGGAGCGCTGCCTGCTCCAGTCGGAAGCCGTCTGGTTCCAGCTCTGGCGCATCGACCGCGCCGGGGAGAAGGTTTGGCTCGATCTCTTGGCGGAGCGGGAGGGGCTTTCGGCGCGGGTGGACGTGACCCTGGGATTGAAGGGCGAAGACCCTCTGCCCACGGAAGTGCGCGGCAACCGGGACCGCATCCTGCGGCTGGTGCCGCCGGAGATTCTGAGCGCCGCGGTTGGTGTTCTGGTGGTCTCCTTCTTCGCCTTCCTGTGGCTCAACCGGCGCACCGGCATTCTGCGCGAGAGCGTCGAACCCGGGACCGACCGGGCGGCCCGGCGGCGGGCGCCCTACAGCCTGGCGCGGGTGCAGGTGGCGTGGTGGTTCTTCCTGATCCTCGGCAGCTTCCTCTTCATCTCCATCCTGGCCGGTGACATGGCGGCGATCCCGTCCTCGGTCCTGGGCCTGATGACCATCGCCGCCGGTACCTACATGGGATCGGAGATCATCGACGAAGGGATGGAGGAGAGGGAAGAGGGTGCCGAGGAGGCCGCAGAGGAGCCTCCCCCTCCCCAGCCTCGCTCCCGAGGCTTGTTGATGGACGTCCTCTCCGGACCCAGCGGTCACGTCGCCTTCTATTGCTTCCAGATCGTGGTGTGGACGCTGGTGGTGGGGGGCTTCTTCGTCCTCAACGTGGTGCGCAATCTGGCCATGCCCGACATCCCCATCGGACTGCTGGGCCTGATGGGCATCAGCGGTGGAACCTACCTGGGCATGAAGTTCCCGGCGGAAGAGCGCCGCGGCGAGGGTTGAACGGATTCAATCAAGTACCGGAACCGTCTACTAGCCGGCGGATCGAACGGGATGAGATGAGACAGGCTCTTCGCCTGAGGCGACCGGTAGGTTCGAGATCAGTAACCCTGGACCTTCGTCATTTGCGCGGGTAGGAGGTGTGAGTCGACGAGGCGGCTCCGCCCCGGGATCAATCCCGGGGCTACCCAGGACGCCGCCGGATGAATCCGGCTCCCAGAATCTCGATCCACCGATCTTGCGTTCCGGAGCCGGCGGAGCCGGCGGAATTTGAGTAGCCCGGGGATTGGATCCCCGGGTGGAGGTGCTGAAACCACAGCCATTTCCTGTTTCAC is a window of Acidobacteriota bacterium DNA encoding:
- a CDS encoding M20/M25/M40 family metallo-hydrolase, whose amino-acid sequence is MRSIASILVALALLCAAGVPVSATPAETQERSLAEIYQEPAGQILGAALVDEQGWRDLTYLTTVIGHRLSGSPQLEEAIDWALQRMREDGLDTAHRQPVMVPHWVRGDESAEVLAPRPRRLNILGLGRSVGTPPEGITAPVVVVESFDELEALGREAVEGKIVAYAVPWVGYRGTVAYRSRGASRAAALGAVAVLVRSATGSSLDTPHTGALRYDDEQPQIPAASMTPEDSEWFKRMEALGQEVTVRLKMEAKTLEDALSANLVVEIPGREKPEEVVVMGGHYDSWDVGQGAHDDGAACVAAWRALALIHQLGLQPRRTLRVVLWTNEENGLAGGRAYHENLGEAVRQHVAAIEMDGGAEMPVGFALGWAGVGRDSEDPEADSPDFAAAMDTLRDIAQLLAAIEADEITSGGGGADIGPLMRDGVPGLALRTVGEHYFDWHHTNADTLDKVDPTAFRRAIAMLGIMGYVLADMPGRLLPPEFESPHP